Below is a genomic region from Brassica rapa cultivar Chiifu-401-42 chromosome A08, CAAS_Brap_v3.01, whole genome shotgun sequence.
TCCACCAAGCATTTTTTTCCCTAATGTTTTAAACCCTATTTCCATCCACTATTATCATTCAAGTTTAGACTTTAGACCGTATATATATGTACACCCTAATTTTCAGTTTGTTTTGGTTATCAACTAAACAAATATGTGTGCAATAGTAACTCTTTCTTTCCTGGTTTTTTTTCAGGGTTGAAAGTTTCATAGAGCACCAAGATACTTGCACCATCCGGGGACCTCAACCCACCAACCACCGTCCTCTACATCAGAACACAGAGGGCCATGCAACTCCATCAAGAACCTTTTTAACCCCAAGCATTAACCCTTTATTGCATGGAGTTCCTTTCTTAAGATCACCACAAGCGTCCCATCAACAGTCTCTAGCTTTCGCTTCATCAGCTCCTTTCGAGAACCTCCAGCTTCAACTATCCATAGGAATGACGAAAACACAAGTGAAAAGAAACGAAAAGGGTGAGTCAAGTTTAACAATGGAGAGAGCAATTGAGGAAGCGAGGAGGGCGGAGAAAATGAGACAAGAAGCGAGGAGGCAGATTGAGATGGCACAAGTGGATTTTGAGAAGGCGAAGAATATAAGGAAAGAAGCGAAGGCCGAGCTGGAGAAGGCTCATGTTGTTAGAGAAGAAGCAATAAAGAGGATTAATGCAACAATGTTGGAGATCACTTGCCATTCTTGCAAGGATCTGTTCCAGCTCCCCGTTATGGCTGATGAGAGTACGTCGTCTCTTGTTACGTGTTATGTTTCCTCGGCGACAACGGAAGGGGAAGCCGAGTGATTCAATACTTCTTCATAAACTCACACAAAGGGCAAAAGACAACATTAATAGTTTTTAATGAAATGATGGTATTAGTGGTTACCATATTGTGGATCAATTTTTTACTCTATGCATCGTTTGTGTCCACTGAAAATTCCGAGAATTGTTTGGAACATCGGTTAAAGTTTTTCCGGTTATTATAAATTTCATTGTTATGGATATTTGTTccttgttttatattttttttgttttgttttatatatttggtTTTGGCTACGTTGATATTAATAAATGTCTCTAACAAAAAGATGGTCGTAATGGTGTGGTGTTTGTTGATTGGTTGGTGTAAGTTGTAACTTTTCTTTATGGAAGCTATCGTAGGAGTAATAATGTTTTAGAAAATGCTAGTATTATTCACTTTATAAACTAAGGGACCATTCTAGAGAACAAAAATGAATGGAGCATTGATTGAGGGAAGCACAGTAGTAATTTGCATTAAACTGGAAAGAAAAATTTGATGGAGTTCAAAGTTTTGTGCATTATCTGGTGGAGATGATTGATGTacacctaataaaatatgattacgAGTCGCCTCTTTTATCTTTCCCATCTTTACATTCTCGTAGTTGTAGCTTAGTCTCAGTCTGACTTAACAAGAAATCATTTTCACTCTCATAAAGACCGAATCTTATAAGATGCCATTTGATAAAAGGATATGTTTTAAACTTTTcatcaacaaaaatatattgtctTTTACACTAGCTATAAGAGGCAAATCTatttagaaaattcaaaaatacatgtattaaGAAACGTGGAGCAAACCTGTCCGTCGAGAAAAAAACTTAGTTACTAATGATCCTTTAGTTTATAAAGAGGATAAACCATTGGGGTAAAATGTATTTGGTTTTACGGAAAAagaatttatatgattttacgTCAATTGACCATggggtaaaaaaaaattgtttgcttTCATAGAAAGTCAAAAGTTGTTTCAAACATCTCAGTTACAATACTAAATATTAAGGTCACGGATATAGAACCATGTTTTGGACCcttatttaaattttcagaGAGAAGGATTCTTCGCGGACTACAACTATCTCTCCTTGAAGACTAGTGTAGACATTTTCAATAAATTTGAGATACCCTATATTAACtttaacaaacaaaactatGTACATATCTAAGTTATCTAAGCGAACTGAAAAAGGCATTCTATTATCACCATCATATTTTGATATGTTCAAAATCCTTAACTTTTAAATGGTTTTTTAACTcaactttctaaaaatttattGTAACAAACGCTGTCTCATTTGGCTAAACtaactaaaacaaaaagaaaccatGTGCTATAAATGGGAAGAACAACATTAAAAGATGCTCATCCATCATGAAAAAGCCAAAATCAGTGTCAACGAGAGAAAAGGAAAGATGTGCAATgatgtagagagagagatggagaggAGAGTAAATGCAGTGTTTCAGAGCAGAAGTGGTTGTCGTTTGCCTTTTAGAAGAAAAGAAACGACATGGATTTCAGTGCCCAAAAAGATTGAAAATGGTGGTTATGAGTCAGTCAGGCTTCAGTCTTTCTCACCTGATTTTTCCCTCACTTTCATGATTTCATTTCTGCTCTCACTTTTTCACTTTTCCTGCTTCTCCTTTAATGCCCAACACACCCTCATCTGACATCTCATGTCACTTCATCATCTCCACAAATTTACAGTTTTTGTATGTATTATTgtctacaaaatataaaaagcaAATTTTTAAGGATAAATATATGGTATGGAACTTtgtataaataaagagaataaATTCTACATTTGTTGTTGGGCAGGCAAGTCCGTAAGCCGTAATACAAGGCCCAATTATTTGATATATCAATCCACCAAGATACATAAATAGACATGCCAAACTTTGGAAATTTTGTAAACCTTGCATTTTTGTCAGATTCAATAATGTAACTGAATAACAgcaaaataagatttaaaatattaagcTTGATATTGTATTACAGTCGAGAATACTAGAATAGGGAAGTCACGATGATAATTTGGTATTCTACAAACATTAAAGCAACCAAACTTTGACATAAAACATCCAAGTGCAAACCAAGAACCAAACAGAACAAGCATAACCCTGGTGAATAATACGATATTAAGAAACTTAAAAGAGTTGATCATCAAAAATCTTGGCTTTTTTCAAGAGGTTTCAACGTCCGAGAGATCCAAGCCTTCTCGGTAAAGCTCAAAGTCACTAGGGCTCCATCTGCAGACTAAGTTGAGTTTGAAAGTAGCCAACTTGATTCCCAACAGACGCTGCAACAAGTAATTACAATAACCAAAGCATAAGCAGATTTTTTCATAACACAAACACACGTATGAAAGGCTTTTGGTAATAGAGATTCTTATTTACCAAAATGCGAGAAGATTCTGGCGAAAGAGGCTTTCCTTCTTCACAAACTACAAAGTCGGAGAGCAACTCCACCGTACCTACATAGCGAATCATCAAGATTACATTCAAACTAGTAGTGTATTGAGTGAGAGATGGAAACTGAAAATGGTGAGACAACAAACCTTTGTTAAGTCGAACAGGCATACCCTGCTTCCTCAGAAACGGTTCCATCTCATGTGTGAACTGTTCTAGAGGTCCTTCCTTCAGCTCAACCTGATCAATCCAACAGAGTTGTTCAATAACTAGCAAGAGATGCAGAGATGGCACAACAAGTTCTAATCAACAACAAACCGTTTCTACTGCAGTGCTTCCGGTTCTTGAAAAGTCAGAATCCTCATAAGCGTTAAATAAGCTGCCAATGAAGAAAGCTTTGTCAACAGTTGCAACAACGAGACATGGAAGGGATTCAAGAGAAAGGTAGATACCTTTCGACCTCTTCCTTTGGCATATCAGTAACAAGAAGTCCAGCATCACCACGAAGCATCTGAAACAACATTCCACAAACATAAGTAGCTGACAGTAAAAAGGTCAAGTAAGAGAAGAAGAGTACACAACCTTGGAGACTTTGAAGATACCAGGACGCATTTCATCAGAAGCAGAACGACCTAGAGCAACCTGCATCACTTTGTTCGAACCGAGGAAGAACCTAAacccaattaaaaaaaaaaaccaaaattataaatcaaaGAGTAAAAGACAAAACCATCTCTTCTTATGTCTTTGACGAAAAGAAAACTGAACCTTCCGTTGTGCCTAAACTGCTGTCGGAACTCCTTGAACTTGATGTTTCTCATGTTCTCAAAAGAGAAAACATAGACAGATGAATACTTCTCAACAGCCTCTCTGATTCCATTGACAATAATCTCCTTGTGCTCTCTTcctttcttctttgtctttgaCAAAGTGACTGCAAGCAATACACAACAAAGCATTCATCAATTGATTCGAACATATAAGCAAAAGGTTTAAGCTTTTATGCAAAAGGGTTCCTCTAAAATATctttataaaccctaaacccttgacgGCGGCTATAAAGTATAGAGCTTTCTAGCTCACTTAACGAAGATGTTACAGTTTCAGACAATAGAGAGATGAAAGAGTTCTGACCTGGTCTGTCTCTCTTTGATTTAGGCATGTCTTCTAGTGTTTCTGGTGGATGAAGAAGCGAGAGAAAGCAAAGGTAACGGCTTTGGCTCCTTTAAGTTTCTTCTTTCACTTTTCTTCACAAAACAAAAACCCTACTTCCCCTTCTCTGCTTTAATTCGGTTTTGTAATTCGGATCCCTAATTTAACCCGACTTGGATCTGGCCGAAGTTGAATCGATCGGGCCCATTTTCAGAAATATGGGCCTTTTGTGTTGTCGTTCGAGGGGTGGACATTGGCTTTTGGATCTCAAATATACATGGATAGTCTTCTTTTGGATATCCAGTCTATGGCATGAACATTTGTAACTCAATCTGAGATCAAATCTGAAAACCCTATATTTATacctaatttataaaaaaaaaatatttgatttgattttgtaGGATGGTATTTTAGGTTGTGATTATTATctgaaataaatattaatctgAAAGttcaaaaatcttaaaaatctgaaaaaccttttttttttgaacaacaaaatctgaaaaacctaaaatatcaaaattcaaATATCTAAATCAGTATTCTGAAATGAAATTTGAAACCTAACTAAATAACTCAAatacttatatttattttgatataaaaacctagaaatatctaaatttaaatgaatttgggcccaaaataagttttaatcaAAGTTATAAAATGCATCTAAATCCGAGAACATTAGAGGTGATTGATTGGACTGTAATTATAGAAAATCTACCGTAGAATTTTAgtctgtaaatttttttaatttaactgTAAGGGAGGTAGCCTTAAAAAATTTTGATACAAGCTTTTACagtcaattttaaaattttgaatgtatctttaaaaaacaatataaaacatgATGTTGATTTCAAAAAatgtagataaaaattaaagttaaagcGAGATCTTACATCCCAATCAATCAAGCTCATTAAACATGAATATAGCTAGGTATCCAAAACCATATGTTTGGAAGTTACATCTGAatttatgaaaacaaaaatttcttCAATTTCATTGTTTTAGAATTATGCACACATAGTAAAAAGAATTATGCACACATATTAAAAGACATTTGATTTGATACATTTTCGAAATAAAACATTGTTACCTATGCAATGATAGTCATTTactcaaatataaataaacagaAGTGCAGAAACATAACTTAAGCAAAAACGCATGTAGTATAAAAGATCTTTATTATTAATAGACAAAGCCAAAAGGTTTTCATAACACAAGAGAACATCAAATTTACAGACAACAAACAGTAAAGAAAGGGGTTTGAGTAAAACATCATCCATGAAGACAATGGTCTTCAAGGCCTTCCTACTAAATTCAGAAGGACACAGAAGTAAACTATAAACAACATAAATTGCTATCCAGAATTGTACATCAGAATACATtccctttattttttttatcgaaaattaaaacaaagaaaGCAAATGGATATCAAGATTTTGTACCTTCTACACAAACCCAACAGAGATTTTTCCTTTTAAAGAGTATTTGTATCATCTAGAATGGTCTGAGTTCTGGTTAGCTTCTCTATCTCTACCTCTCCTACTAGCTGATCTCCCTAGGAGAACCCTTCTCCGGCTCCTCATCTGGTTTGCGAATGATCTAGCTCCATCCTCCTCATCTTCAGAGGAATCCACATCGCTCTGATTGATCGTTAAGTCATTTGATTCAGATGATAGACCATGGGATGTGTCAGAAGCGAGATCTGATCCCCCAAAAGCCTGCAAGAGAAGGAAAACGTTCACTAGGTTCCTACCTATCCCAGCACCGATCCTGCCTACTTCCTCCctctccacctcctcctcctcctcatctgAATCTGAACCGTACGCACCTCTCTCAATCACGTAATCCCCAAACACCGTTGCGCCAGGCATCGTCGACCTGATCGTGCTGATCACATCGTTACGGTCCTGCTCAACCTCGAACCTTCTCCACTCCTGCTCCACATCAGGATCCACCTCACGCGGCTGCGCGCAAGGGTGGTCTTTCTTCATGTGTTTCCTCAGCTCCTTAAAGGCTCCAGAAAAGGAGCAACCCTCCTGCATACAGCTCCTCTTCTTCAGATTCAGATCGTCTCTCGCAGGCTTCACAACAGTCCACCCTTTCACCTGCCCCCTACAAAGCGGACACTTCAGATTCTCAACCTCACGCTTACTATTAACCACTTGCTGATGCGGTGGCGTTAGCTTAGCAGACGCCTTCTTGTACTGATCTAAGCAGTTGGAGTAACGGAAGCTGGTTCCACACATGTAAGGACGGCAACCCTTGTCGTGAGACGAACAGAGGAGAAGCACAGCGTTGTGTGGACACTCCATACAGACGGAGCACACAGCATCCGCCCAATCATTCTCCTCCATCGCCTTGGGACAAGTGTTTGCGAACACGCTCCTCCTCACAACTCGCTTTGATGAAGATGCGAACTTGTATGGTCTCGCTCTGATCCGTCGAGTAGAAACCCTGCGTCTAGCCCTTCTAGCCTTCACCATCTTATGAAAAAATTACGCCTGAATCAAGAAGCAACATATGTATTAACAAGATCAAAGGACAAAACAGAGTTTTGAAGGAGACAAAAAACAATGAAACAGTTAAGTTTCTCTACCTGTAGCAAAACAGATTGTTCTATCAATGAATGTACAGAGTgtacaaagagagagagagagcaagtCGTGTCTGATCAATAGAAATGAAGTGTAATAAAAGAGAAGGGAAGATGTGCAAACACGTTACATGCCAGAGGCTCAAAAAAAAGCAACGTGCTTGACCGAACATTCACGCGACATAGCAGTGAATcaattaataaacaaataacTAACAAACCATAGTCATGTTCGATAATCCTTTAAACTCACATGGAGGAGCAAAACACATCTCAGATCCacaactatttaaaaaaaatacacaactaatccaaatctttttatttttctttgctgacatattaaatattttccaaGCTATTAAACAATCCCAAATTGAATCTGAATCAAATCGTACTCCTAAACAGACAACTAAATCAACGGCGATCGTAAGTCCTACCGGATGAATGTAATCCACGCAAGCGAAGGAAGTTTAGTGTTGCGAGACCGGCGACGAGGAATGACGCCGGGAAGgtggatagagagagagagagacagagaaggaAAATTAAGAGATTAGAAGAAGAAGCATCTTCACGGCTCCAGATTAGAATATTTTCTCTCTTTGACGTCACGTCTTGTGGAAGTTAGTGAGTGACCTCCTCTTCCACGCGCCTTTCGCGGGCGTTAGATTGACGCGCGTGTCCGTTTAAGGCTTTTAAGGGCCCGTTAAGGGTTGAGGCGATGACCATTGGGTATTGGGCCGTGGATTATGTTACGTCAATAACTTCGGTGTATTCCATCATCAATCAACTATTGTTTTCTGTATGTGAATCTTATTCTCTGTATATTTTGCAAAAACTTGCAGTATACAATTGGTGCAATAACAATTGTGTGGAAGAGTGGAAAGCAGCTCCAAAAGGTAGAACTTGAGTGAATaacttataattaaaattaaagaaacaaattaggaataaagagagagaataGCAAGAAGTTCTTAATTAACAGATAACTCATAAGAAATCCAGATCGAAATGTCAGTTGTGTGTTGGTTTAAGTTTTTTACAAAAgatcaaatttaattatttaactatcttttatttaaaaattaatatatttattttttaagaaccTCAGTGAGGTTGGTGCGGTTGAGGCTGCTCTAAAATATGTGAATCTCATTCTCTATATATTTTCTGTGTCTAATGTGTTTCAGTATCTAAGTGGTCGTGTTTTCTCCgtgaaaaaaaattgacaacTAATTCCAACGGCTCAAGATAAAATAAACAATTTCCTAGATATTTTGTGTGGGACGTAATGAGCTATGATGGTAGGTTATCACTTATCTAATGTAGTTGTGTTGGATCATGGAACACTTAATGGTATAACCACTAATTAGTCCATTAATTTGTGTTGGTCCACCGTCGATCTTGAATAGTAAacgaaaaatatacaaaaattcagTAGATAACTTTGCAGTAATGTcttgaccaaaaaaattaaataaattttgcaGTAATGTTAAAGGGATAGATAATGTTAGGAGAGTAATCATGACGCGTGTACATGGATGGACTAGTGGTCAAACCTGGCAACTGCGACATTTCTATAAATAACCACAAAAGCTCACATTTGAAGAAAGagaaaggaacaaaaaaaatcaaagatctAAACAAAAGAATAATGATGAAGAAGCAAGTGACAATAGTGGCGGCTCTTCTGATTCTGGTGGCTTTATCTTCCAATTTGGATATGGTCGCTGAGGCTCAGTTAGGCCCTGGAGACTGCTACGACGGTTGCTCCACCGCCTGCGTCCAGCGCGACTGTGAGCACCCTCTCCACTTATATGAATCCCCAACGCTACACAAATTCTGGGGATCAGTCTAaaatatctgttttttttaatctttctaCCTTTTTTATGTTTTCCAGCGAGAAAGACGGCCCGATGCGATCGCAAGTGCTCTATTCGATGTGGCCCAGGTAACTAATGAAACCTTATCCTTACCACACCGGTATATTGTACATTTGTATAATCGGTAGTAACCCTAACCGGTCGGTTAGCTTTGTATGTTCTATCATACTTAAAGCAGTGTTGTCTATTAGAATCAGATCATACGTCGTGAGATACTGAGATGAGTTGGTTTAGCATCTGAGTGAAACCAAAAAAGGtcttgaaactaatgttttttttttgtaattgcaGATGCTAAAAAGGCAGGAAAGACTGGTGCTTGAACTTTGATATTTACTAAGATccatattttagatttaataatGTTGTAATctttgtttcaaaattttatctcTGCAAAACATATTACGTATTGTTTATGTTGTTATTGTAGTCAATAGACAATAACCAATAATTACTGCTACGATGTTCCATTTAACTACTAATAGTACCATATGTATTAACTTTGAAACGTAATTAAAGCTGGTCGGACTACGATTCAACGATTCAGTGATCCAATCAATTTGCCATGTTAGTATCAACTCGTATGAAAACTTGCTAAGAACCAGTGAGCTCATGTCTTGTCTTCTCTTTATTAGACTATAGGATAGGTAACACGTACCAGCTAATTGTCCTATTTTTATCTTCTCTTCCTCTGTCAGGCCCAACTCTAGGGTAGCTCATTGGAACCGACTAACTTATCTCCCTCTTGTCTTCTCTTAAATAGCAATGCGATTCAAGTGTGATAGCGATTTGAGTGTGGAAGCCATGTGATTTGGTAGGGATGCAATGGGTTCGGAAGCAATGCAATTATTACACATCTTTTAATAGCAAAACGATTTGAAAGGATTGAAATAACTAGAATGGACCAtacttaagatttttttttgtatttacatatttttaatttcgtaaaagtaaattaaatttatGGATATATGATTTACTGAAAATATAATCCTAAATAAATTCTTCAAGATATAaattaattgaatattttgGTCAACTGTAACACCTCCTGATCAATATCAAGTATAGAGAAGTGCTATTTGTTTAGAGGCATAACAACTTCGATATTAACTCTCTTTTTTGTCATTCTCTCTAGATGTTATACCTTGGAAATGATTCAGATTTTTTTAGTTCATTACTATCATTGTCAATTAAAGTGAAAATGGAACAATGGGAGTAATTTTGTGAGGTAAGGGTTCTCTGAGTTGTGAAGAGAAAACATGCATGATGCATGTCGCAGGTTTTGATAGGGGAAATATGATTCTAAAAACAGTATATAGTGACGAGAGATGGATAACTGAGATAACCATAAATTACAGAATATATATAGATTGAGGCTAAAAGATCCAAGAAAAAGGATTATAATTTCTGATTTTTGGCTCGATTTAGAGACCGGTATGTAGAAGGATATACATCCTTGTTCCATCAAAAGGCAAACTAATCATCAGAATGTATTTTAGATGGAACGGTTTGAGGTGGAGTCTTCCTAGTCTATCCAGAGAAAATGGTTTGGATATTGCAATTACTTCCTAGTCTATCAGATGTAACTTAGATGGATCGGTTTACCAGCTTACATAATTCAAATCTGggaaaatatattaatcaagAATGCTTGTCAGTGATAACACTCCAAGTTAAACGGTGATAAATCTCTTCCAGTAACAATTAGGTAAAAAGGTTTatcaacacacacaaaaaagtCAAAATGATAGTTAGGGTCTTTGCATGATGCGAGGCGAAGGTCATGCCGCCTCGTGGACAATAACGCTTAACAATGTCCACTTATTACCAtttcattctctctctctctctctcaagaatacaaataattaaaaaaaatcatataaattcgAGTACAATAAAATCCAGAGAAGAAGCATTCCAgagtatcatttaataataattaaaaaatcttaaCTGTTTACTTGCTGGCTCGTGAATGaactattaaagaaaaaaagacaagaaGGCTCCTGGTACTGCGAAAAAGCAGAGAGAAGGACGACTTTATCTTTTTCTGGTTTTAATTGTTCTCTTTGACTTTATGGGTTCTTTTGTTCTAGTCTCCTACGGATCTGCTTAAATCCGTGTGATCTGTTTACACGTAATCTCTGGAGGATCTGAGTTGTTGAGCCAGACCCAGATTGTGTTCTACCTTTTTTAGCTGAACTTCTTGATTTGGTCGGAGAAAGCTTAAGGTTAGGTGGGTTTTGTCTTTGAAGGTTCTGAGTTATCACCTTCTTGTCTGAAAAGGTTCGTTCTCTAACCCTTCTTCTGTTCTGTCTTTGATGTTTTTATGCACTGAGATTATATGTCCTAAACCCAACAACAGTTTCATctgaaaattaactaaaaatctTGACTTTATAGGAAGTGAAAATCAGATGAGATTTTGTAAAGTTTCGAGATTTAATTTTATGGAAACCGTTTGATATCCTGATTCTTATGTTACATACGAATTTGTTtaagttaatttatttttgctttAATTATCAAATTGACTCTTGATTTTACCTTCTACACAGTTATGTGATCTGGATTTTGCATTTGGTGGAATTGATATCCGATTCTCTTTGATAAATTATTTGTCATAAAGAAAAAGTTTTCTCTTTGCTTGATTAAAAGCTATGGCCTAGTTTCTTTATTGGGCATGCAGTGAAGCTTTAGCTAATCGTCTTTCTCTTTTAGCCTCCacttggcttttttttttttaactttagttTCTTACTTACTAAGAAGGTGACTCAGAATTGCCAAGCTTTAACGCCTTTTTAATCTTATGCACAGTCAGTGGAATCTCTCATCTCACTCTGAAGCTCTCTTTGTTGGATCTGGAAATAGAAAGATAAATGTCGTTTAGGAGCATTGTTCAAGATTTGAGAGATGGGCTTGGGAGCTTGTCGAGGAGGAGTTTCGACTTCAGGATTCACAAAGGGAAATCTCAGGGCTCTTGTGAGTATTCATCTTCACGTGACCTCTTGTCACCTTTGATAGTTCAGACAAGCAGATGGGCTAATCTTCCTCCTGAGCTGCTCTTGGATGTGATCAAAAGATTAGAGGAGAGTGAGAGTACTTGGCCTGCAAGAAAACATGTGGTGGCTTGTGCTTCTGTTTGTCGGTCGTGGAGAGCTATGTGCCAAGACATTGTCCTGTCTCCTGAAATCTGCGGGAAGCTCACTTTTCCAGTTTCCCTCAAACAGGTTCAGTCCTCATGACAAATTTTctcttttgtgttgtttttagTTCAAAACAAACTGATGAAGAAGGTTTTGTTTGCTGTTGTTAATGTTTTTTCAGCCAGGGCCACGCGATCCAATGATTCAGTGTTTCATCAAGAGGGATAAATCAAAGCTAACGTTTCATCTCTTCCTTTGTTTAAGTCCTGGTAAGCGTTGTTGTTAGGGACTTAGCTGCATGTCTTGGAAACAATGTTTAAAAAATCGCTAGGCGACTTAGGCAAAGCCTAGTTGttaacaaattattaatttagaaaattatattgaAGAATTATAAAagtttgatatataaaaaaagaaagaagttaGACAAATTTGTGGGATTTGAACTAATATTATTGCTTTGATGAAGAGATTTACACCAATTTAGAttgatttaaaccaatttaGATTGTTTTTAACCAAGTTTAGAACGTTTTAAACCGATTTGAGAAGCATAAACCGTTTCATTTgtgaccgatttttagaacatttaGTTTGGGTTTCATTAGTTTATGTCTGAAGACTAGTCgcattatgtttttttcttttcagctCTACTTGTGGAGAATGGGAAGTTTCTTCTTTCAGCTAAACGAACTCGTAGAACTACTCGAACCGAGTACATTATCTCCATGGATGCAGATAACATCTCAAGATCAAGTAACTCTTACCTCGGAAAGCTCAGGTTCGTTTTTTGAGCTCCTTGATAGTTTTGAGCTACTTTTTGATTCCCACTCACTTATTGAAGATTCTTTCCATCTCGCAGATCAAACTTTCTTGGGACAAAGTTCTTGGTTTACGACACACAACCACCACAAAACACACCATCTTCGTCAAGCGCACTCATCACTGACCAAACAAGCAGAAGCAGATTCCACTCTAAAAGAGTTTCTCCTAAAGTCCCATCAGGTAGCTACAACATTGCTCAGATCACATACGAGCTCAACGTGCTGGGCACGCGAGGGCCGAGGAGAATGCACTGCACCATGAACTCCATCCCAACTTCATCTCTCGAACCGGGCGGCTCGGTTCCTAACCAACCTGAGAAGCTCGTCCCTGGCCGTCTCGACGAGTCATTCCGCAGCAACATCTCGTTCTCCAAGTCATCACTCGACTACCGTTCAGTAGATTTCAGCAGCTCTAGGTTCTCTGAGATGGGAGTAGTATCATGCGAGGAGGACCAAGAGGAAACGAGTTTCAGGCCGTTGGTTTTGAAGAACAAGCAGCCGAGGTGGCACGAGCAGTTGCAGTGTTGGTGTTTGAATTTCCGTGGACGTGTGACCGTTGCGTCCGTTAAGAATTTCCAGCTTGTGGCGGTGAGACAGCCTCAGACGCAAGGGACAGGCGGCGTTGCACCAGCACCGGGGGCTCATGGAGAGCAAGATAAAGTGATACTACAGTTTGGTAAAGTGGGGAAAGATATGTTCACGATGGATTATAGGTATCCGTTGTCTGCGTTTCAAGCGTTTGCGATTTGCTTGAGCAGCTTTGACACCAAGCTCGCTTGTGAATAAATGAAGAAACATTACTTCTCCTTCAACATTCATGCTAATCGTTTGTCTCTTTATCTATGCTCTTGTCTATGAATTTGTGAGAGTCAGACGTCTTATTATTAACCTCTTCTAAACATTTAATGTGCAATCTT
It encodes:
- the LOC103835442 gene encoding mRNA turnover protein 4 homolog is translated as MPKSKRDRPVTLSKTKKKGREHKEIIVNGIREAVEKYSSVYVFSFENMRNIKFKEFRQQFRHNGRFFLGSNKVMQVALGRSASDEMRPGIFKVSKMLRGDAGLLVTDMPKEEVESLFNAYEDSDFSRTGSTAVETVELKEGPLEQFTHEMEPFLRKQGMPVRLNKGTVELLSDFVVCEEGKPLSPESSRILRLLGIKLATFKLNLVCRWSPSDFELYREGLDLSDVETS
- the LOC103835444 gene encoding uncharacterized protein LOC103835444, translating into MMKKQVTIVAALLILVALSSNLDMVAEAQLGPGDCYDGCSTACVQRDSRKTARCDRKCSIRCGPDAKKAGKTGA
- the LOC103835441 gene encoding protein indeterminate-domain 16; translated protein: MIDYEKNNNHQNFPSSSSPDLLLAINGAAVINKRKRRPAGTPDPDADVVSLSPRTLLESDRYVCEICNQGFQRDQNLQMHRRRHKVPWKLLKREKKDEEVRKRVYVCPEPTCLHHDPCHALGDLVGIKKHFRRKHSVIKQWVCERCSKGYAVQSDYKAHLKTCGSRGHSCDCGRVFSRVESFIEHQDTCTIRGPQPTNHRPLHQNTEGHATPSRTFLTPSINPLLHGVPFLRSPQASHQQSLAFASSAPFENLQLQLSIGMTKTQVKRNEKGESSLTMERAIEEARRAEKMRQEARRQIEMAQVDFEKAKNIRKEAKAELEKAHVVREEAIKRINATMLEITCHSCKDLFQLPVMADESTSSLVTCYVSSATTEGEAE
- the LOC103835445 gene encoding tubby-like F-box protein 10, with product MSFRSIVQDLRDGLGSLSRRSFDFRIHKGKSQGSCEYSSSRDLLSPLIVQTSRWANLPPELLLDVIKRLEESESTWPARKHVVACASVCRSWRAMCQDIVLSPEICGKLTFPVSLKQPGPRDPMIQCFIKRDKSKLTFHLFLCLSPALLVENGKFLLSAKRTRRTTRTEYIISMDADNISRSSNSYLGKLRSNFLGTKFLVYDTQPPQNTPSSSSALITDQTSRSRFHSKRVSPKVPSGSYNIAQITYELNVLGTRGPRRMHCTMNSIPTSSLEPGGSVPNQPEKLVPGRLDESFRSNISFSKSSLDYRSVDFSSSRFSEMGVVSCEEDQEETSFRPLVLKNKQPRWHEQLQCWCLNFRGRVTVASVKNFQLVAVRQPQTQGTGGVAPAPGAHGEQDKVILQFGKVGKDMFTMDYRYPLSAFQAFAICLSSFDTKLACE
- the LOC103835443 gene encoding uncharacterized protein LOC103835443; the protein is MVKARRARRRVSTRRIRARPYKFASSSKRVVRRSVFANTCPKAMEENDWADAVCSVCMECPHNAVLLLCSSHDKGCRPYMCGTSFRYSNCLDQYKKASAKLTPPHQQVVNSKREVENLKCPLCRGQVKGWTVVKPARDDLNLKKRSCMQEGCSFSGAFKELRKHMKKDHPCAQPREVDPDVEQEWRRFEVEQDRNDVISTIRSTMPGATVFGDYVIERGAYGSDSDEEEEEVEREEVGRIGAGIGRNLVNVFLLLQAFGGSDLASDTSHGLSSESNDLTINQSDVDSSEDEEDGARSFANQMRSRRRVLLGRSASRRGRDREANQNSDHSR